In Salinibacterium sp. dk2585, a single window of DNA contains:
- the coaBC gene encoding bifunctional phosphopantothenoylcysteine decarboxylase/phosphopantothenate--cysteine ligase CoaBC has product MGVDAATTAHTERLNVLFGVTGGIAAYKAVAAIRRLVLEGHDVHVVATEAALRFVGKPTFEAISRNQVHSELYEGVAEVRHVALGQRADVIVIAPATANTIAKLASGAAEDLLGNSVLASTAPLVVAPAMHTEMWQHPATVANVATLRDRGAVIVGPDSGQLTGSDSGPGRLVDPDVLVDAVLGAAAPRDLTGRSIVVSAGGTREPIDPVRFVGNRSTGRQGIAIATAAARRGADVTLVLANGEVEAPRGMSVVRVSSTADLRKAMAEASSRHDIVIMAAAIADYRPSSVSESKIKKESQGDTLSIELVRNPDILAELSSGRREGQTIIGFAAETERDDEEMLRLGREKIKRKGCDFLVLNRVGWAEGFGVESNRITVLDPSGAIVGEASGSKASVADRILDLLI; this is encoded by the coding sequence ATGGGAGTCGACGCAGCAACGACCGCGCACACGGAACGACTCAATGTCCTCTTCGGCGTGACTGGCGGCATTGCCGCCTACAAGGCCGTCGCGGCGATCCGGCGGCTCGTCTTGGAAGGCCACGACGTGCATGTGGTTGCGACCGAAGCCGCCCTGCGCTTCGTCGGCAAGCCGACGTTCGAGGCGATCAGTCGCAACCAGGTGCACAGCGAGCTCTACGAGGGCGTCGCGGAAGTTCGCCATGTGGCCCTCGGCCAACGGGCGGATGTCATCGTCATCGCGCCGGCGACCGCCAACACGATCGCCAAGCTGGCATCGGGAGCCGCGGAAGACCTGCTCGGCAACTCGGTGCTGGCAAGCACGGCCCCGCTCGTCGTCGCTCCCGCCATGCACACCGAGATGTGGCAGCATCCGGCCACCGTCGCGAATGTCGCGACCCTTCGTGACCGGGGAGCAGTCATCGTCGGACCGGACTCCGGGCAGTTGACGGGCTCGGATTCCGGCCCCGGCCGCCTCGTCGACCCCGACGTGCTCGTTGACGCTGTCCTCGGGGCGGCGGCTCCGCGAGACCTCACGGGCCGCTCGATCGTCGTATCCGCCGGCGGCACTCGCGAGCCCATCGACCCCGTGCGCTTTGTGGGTAACCGCTCGACGGGCCGACAGGGCATCGCGATTGCGACCGCCGCTGCACGTCGCGGGGCGGACGTCACCCTCGTGCTCGCCAACGGTGAGGTCGAGGCCCCGCGAGGAATGTCCGTCGTGCGGGTGTCGTCAACAGCCGACCTCAGGAAGGCGATGGCGGAAGCGTCATCGCGGCACGACATCGTCATCATGGCTGCGGCGATCGCCGACTACCGGCCCAGTTCGGTGTCGGAATCCAAGATCAAGAAGGAGTCGCAGGGCGACACGCTCTCGATCGAACTCGTGCGCAACCCCGACATCCTCGCCGAGCTGTCGTCGGGGCGGCGTGAAGGCCAGACGATCATCGGCTTCGCCGCCGAGACGGAGCGCGACGATGAGGAGATGCTCCGACTCGGTCGCGAGAAGATCAAGCGCAAGGGCTGCGACTTTCTCGTGCTCAACCGCGTCGGCTGGGCGGAGGGCTTCGGCGTCGAAAGCAACAGGATCACGGTGCTCGACCCCTCGGGTGCCATCGTCGGGGAGGCATCCGGGTCCAAGGCGTCGGTGGCCGACCGTATCCTTGACCTGCTCATCTGA
- a CDS encoding primosomal protein N', which translates to MPAGSTRVARVMIESPLPQLDRLFDYEIPADMAGDCAVGVRVRVPLRSVGRIADGYVVEVSDGADYDGKLSPLEEVVSTVPVLAPEVWSLARRVADRAAGTASDVVRLAVPRRQVRVEKSWLQAAGQAKDQSATTPVSPVEVPEYGEGRIRELISGRQRVALSAIPRVLALPAAEGDAEPQWVAHWAVTLAAAASHALAEGTSAILAVPDYRDQNQLLAALHGVLPADCIVRCDARQSNPDRYRSHLTALDDRPKVVVGNRSAVYAPAARLGLIALWDDGDPLHSEPLAPYVHARDAALVRQEQQSCALIFASHMRSAETERLVELGWLTAVEPQRAVLPRVIATAAQESGEGFAAVARIPSLAWREAREALKAGPVLVQVARPGYAPKLACASCGVACRCATCGGPLAMRTAGSAPSCRLCGAIATAWRCSECGHDRMRTVGQGSQRTADDLGRAFPGVRVVVSDGDRPLESVPAKPALVIATRGAEPLAAGGYRAVLLLDGERMLARESLTVAEDCLRWWTSAVSLAAPGAPTVLVGVGGDLAKALATWRTNDFVARELAERRTLRFPPAVRVATITGSREPVDDAVAAVSALPGVDVLGPTLTDDGLRAVVRFDYGAGAEVASALRSEVIRAAANRRRRLSPGSNERAPLPKLRVRFDDPEPFL; encoded by the coding sequence GTGCCGGCGGGCTCGACGCGCGTCGCGCGAGTCATGATCGAATCCCCCCTGCCGCAGCTCGACCGACTGTTCGACTATGAGATTCCGGCCGACATGGCGGGAGACTGTGCCGTCGGCGTACGAGTGCGGGTGCCGCTTCGTTCCGTCGGGCGCATCGCGGACGGCTACGTGGTCGAGGTCAGCGATGGCGCGGACTATGACGGCAAGCTGAGCCCGCTCGAGGAGGTCGTCTCGACCGTGCCCGTCCTCGCCCCCGAGGTGTGGTCCTTGGCGCGACGCGTCGCCGACCGCGCGGCCGGCACGGCAAGCGATGTCGTGAGACTTGCCGTGCCTCGGCGCCAGGTTCGCGTCGAGAAGTCCTGGCTGCAGGCCGCGGGCCAGGCGAAGGATCAATCGGCCACGACGCCTGTCTCGCCCGTCGAGGTCCCCGAGTATGGCGAGGGGCGCATTCGCGAGCTCATTTCCGGCAGACAACGTGTGGCCCTTTCCGCGATTCCACGAGTCCTGGCCCTTCCAGCCGCGGAGGGCGACGCCGAGCCGCAGTGGGTTGCGCATTGGGCGGTCACGCTGGCAGCGGCGGCGAGCCACGCGCTTGCCGAGGGCACGAGCGCAATCCTCGCAGTGCCGGACTATCGCGACCAGAACCAGCTCCTGGCCGCGCTTCACGGAGTGTTGCCCGCCGACTGCATCGTGCGCTGCGACGCGCGCCAGTCGAATCCGGATCGTTACCGTTCCCACCTCACGGCACTGGATGACCGGCCGAAGGTCGTCGTGGGCAATCGCTCCGCCGTCTACGCGCCCGCCGCACGCCTGGGGCTCATTGCACTCTGGGATGACGGCGACCCGCTTCATTCCGAACCCCTTGCCCCGTACGTGCACGCCAGGGATGCAGCGCTCGTGCGGCAGGAACAGCAGTCATGCGCCCTCATATTCGCCTCGCACATGCGCAGTGCAGAGACTGAGCGGCTCGTCGAGCTCGGGTGGCTGACGGCGGTGGAGCCGCAGCGTGCCGTGCTCCCGCGCGTCATAGCGACAGCTGCGCAGGAATCGGGCGAAGGCTTTGCCGCCGTCGCCCGCATCCCCTCGCTCGCCTGGCGGGAGGCGAGGGAGGCCTTGAAGGCCGGCCCCGTGCTCGTCCAGGTGGCACGGCCCGGATATGCACCGAAACTGGCCTGTGCCTCGTGTGGCGTCGCGTGCCGCTGCGCCACCTGCGGTGGCCCCCTGGCGATGCGAACGGCCGGCTCCGCACCGTCGTGTCGACTCTGCGGAGCCATCGCGACCGCCTGGCGCTGCTCGGAGTGTGGTCACGACCGCATGCGCACGGTGGGGCAGGGCTCCCAGCGCACGGCCGACGACCTCGGCAGGGCGTTCCCCGGGGTGCGCGTCGTCGTGTCCGACGGCGATCGTCCCCTCGAGTCCGTGCCCGCCAAGCCCGCCCTTGTGATCGCGACCCGAGGAGCAGAGCCGCTGGCCGCGGGCGGCTACCGAGCCGTCTTGCTGCTGGACGGAGAACGGATGCTGGCGCGGGAGAGCCTCACGGTCGCTGAGGATTGCCTTCGCTGGTGGACCAGCGCCGTTTCCCTCGCGGCACCGGGGGCGCCGACCGTGCTCGTGGGCGTCGGCGGGGACCTCGCCAAGGCGCTCGCGACCTGGCGCACGAATGACTTCGTCGCTCGTGAGTTGGCCGAGCGACGGACGCTTCGCTTCCCGCCGGCGGTTCGGGTCGCGACGATCACGGGGTCGCGTGAGCCGGTCGATGATGCCGTCGCCGCGGTGTCGGCCCTGCCGGGCGTCGACGTCCTGGGCCCGACCCTGACGGACGATGGCCTTCGCGCCGTCGTGCGCTTCGACTATGGCGCAGGGGCTGAGGTCGCGTCGGCACTGCGCTCCGAGGTAATCCGGGCCGCGGCGAATCGTCGCCGTCGCCTCTCGCCCGGATCGAACGAGCGAGCGCCACTGCCTAAACTCAGAGTGCGGTTCGACGATCCCGAGCCGTTCCTCTGA
- a CDS encoding RsmB/NOP family class I SAM-dependent RNA methyltransferase: MKRSASGAPRQGSVQPARRVAYEVIAAVRETDAYANLLLPVKLERAGLHGGDAALATELTYGTLRQRGYYDAVIEHAAGRSVDKIDPAILDVLRLGTHQLLSMRVASHAAVDEAVSQARQVGSRSATGFVNGVLRTISRSTPGEWRDRVLAAPRSEDERLAVEHSHPVWVVRALRRALAAEGREHELEALLEADNSAPAVSLAALPGLSKPEELSGEPGHHSPFAVTSSGGDPARIPAIADGRARVQDEGSQLAALALSRVAEPRPGERWLDMCAGPGGKAALLAAEAVASGATLVANEVVPARAELVRRALAPISPSIQVTVNDGRLAGTETPGHYDRVLIDAPCTGLGALRRRPEARWRKQPKDVPALASLQAELLESGLKATRPGGVVAYVTCSPHLAETRAVLASVLKRHPDVERLDASAVLADVVTSPLDLGDSDGTVQLWPHRHGTDAMFISLLRVPR; this comes from the coding sequence ATGAAGCGCTCAGCATCCGGTGCACCACGGCAGGGCAGCGTACAACCGGCACGCCGAGTTGCCTACGAGGTCATCGCAGCGGTGCGAGAGACGGATGCCTACGCGAACCTCCTCCTCCCCGTGAAACTCGAGCGGGCGGGATTGCATGGGGGTGACGCAGCGCTCGCGACCGAGTTGACCTATGGCACCCTCCGCCAGCGCGGTTACTACGACGCCGTCATCGAACACGCCGCGGGCCGTTCCGTCGACAAGATCGATCCGGCGATCCTCGATGTACTGCGTCTCGGCACACACCAGCTGCTCTCGATGCGAGTGGCTTCGCATGCCGCTGTCGACGAGGCGGTCTCGCAGGCCCGCCAGGTCGGTTCACGCTCCGCGACCGGATTCGTCAACGGCGTGCTCCGGACGATCTCGCGCAGCACTCCGGGGGAGTGGCGCGATCGGGTCCTCGCAGCACCTCGCTCGGAGGACGAACGCCTCGCAGTCGAGCATTCGCACCCGGTATGGGTTGTCCGTGCCCTGCGCCGGGCACTCGCCGCGGAGGGCCGGGAGCACGAGCTGGAGGCCTTGCTTGAGGCCGACAACTCCGCCCCGGCCGTGAGCCTCGCCGCCCTGCCTGGACTCTCGAAGCCGGAAGAGCTGAGCGGCGAGCCCGGACACCATTCACCCTTCGCCGTGACGAGTTCCGGCGGCGATCCGGCACGCATCCCCGCCATCGCCGACGGCCGGGCTCGTGTGCAGGACGAGGGTTCGCAGCTCGCCGCGCTCGCGCTGAGCCGTGTCGCTGAGCCGAGGCCCGGGGAGCGCTGGCTCGACATGTGTGCCGGCCCCGGCGGCAAGGCCGCCTTGCTCGCGGCCGAGGCGGTCGCATCCGGTGCCACCCTTGTCGCGAACGAGGTCGTGCCGGCGCGGGCCGAACTGGTTCGGCGCGCGCTCGCCCCGATCTCGCCGTCGATCCAGGTCACCGTGAACGATGGACGACTTGCGGGCACTGAGACGCCCGGCCACTACGACCGCGTGCTCATCGACGCCCCCTGCACGGGGCTTGGTGCACTGCGGCGACGTCCTGAGGCTCGCTGGCGCAAGCAGCCAAAGGATGTTCCCGCGCTGGCCTCCCTGCAGGCGGAGTTGCTCGAATCCGGTCTCAAGGCCACGCGCCCCGGTGGCGTCGTCGCCTACGTGACCTGCTCGCCCCACCTGGCAGAGACGCGTGCCGTGCTCGCCTCGGTGTTGAAACGGCATCCGGATGTCGAACGACTCGACGCGAGCGCTGTCCTGGCCGATGTCGTGACGTCCCCCCTGGACCTCGGCGACTCAGATGGCACGGTGCAGCTCTGGCCGCACCGGCACGGCACGGACGCCATGTTCATCTCGCTCCTTCGCGTGCCTCGATAG
- the gmk gene encoding guanylate kinase, producing MVSSKPPEVDRRAAAVAAVAARRARAAVKRAVATGARTPLDVALAAWEAEQRSPEATLRVRELLGSIPGFGPVRVAAVMQELGIADSKKVGGLGRRQRLRFEEWLRSREASHESEGRLVVLAGPTAVGKGTVSTYIRENFPDVHLSVSATTRAPRPGEIEGVNYFFVSDEQFDELEASGKMLETATVHNAYRYGTPRGPIEEALASGRSVLLEIDIQGARSVKAAMPEAVLVFLLPPTWEELVRRLIGRGTEDAEEQARRLETAKVELAAQDEFDHRVVNHQVSEAAQEVVDLMSTSRRRTTAH from the coding sequence ATGGTGAGCTCCAAGCCCCCCGAGGTCGATCGGAGAGCTGCGGCGGTCGCGGCGGTCGCTGCTCGCCGCGCCCGCGCCGCGGTGAAGCGTGCGGTGGCCACGGGCGCCCGCACGCCCCTCGATGTCGCTCTCGCCGCGTGGGAAGCCGAGCAGCGTTCCCCGGAAGCAACGCTCAGGGTGCGCGAACTGCTCGGAAGCATCCCCGGCTTCGGTCCCGTACGGGTTGCCGCCGTCATGCAAGAGCTCGGTATCGCGGATTCCAAGAAGGTGGGCGGCCTCGGGCGCCGACAGAGGCTCCGCTTTGAAGAGTGGCTCCGTAGCCGCGAGGCGTCCCACGAAAGCGAGGGGCGCCTGGTCGTCCTGGCGGGCCCGACGGCTGTCGGCAAGGGCACCGTCTCCACGTACATCCGGGAGAACTTCCCGGATGTCCACCTCTCGGTCTCTGCGACGACGCGCGCGCCTCGGCCGGGCGAGATCGAAGGCGTCAACTACTTCTTCGTGAGCGACGAGCAGTTCGATGAACTCGAGGCGTCGGGCAAGATGCTCGAGACGGCGACCGTGCACAACGCCTACCGCTATGGCACCCCGCGGGGGCCAATCGAAGAAGCCCTAGCATCCGGCCGCAGCGTGCTCCTCGAGATTGACATCCAGGGCGCACGCTCGGTGAAGGCCGCCATGCCGGAGGCCGTGCTCGTGTTCTTGCTCCCGCCAACCTGGGAGGAGCTCGTGCGTCGTCTTATCGGCCGGGGCACGGAGGACGCCGAGGAGCAGGCGCGGCGACTCGAGACCGCCAAGGTCGAACTCGCCGCCCAGGACGAGTTCGATCACCGCGTCGTCAACCACCAGGTCAGCGAGGCGGCCCAAGAGGTCGTAGACTTGATGTCTACCTCTCGCAGACGCACGACGGCCCACTGA
- the fmt gene encoding methionyl-tRNA formyltransferase, giving the protein MRLVFAGSPDAAVPSLRALAASSHDVVGVITREDSPQGRKRVMTPTPVALAAQEYGVPAIKANRLDERVDELVTALEPDLGVIVAYGGLVREPLLSRPPFGWINLHFSLLPRWRGAAPVQRALMAGDEVTGATVFQLVKELDAGDVFGHLTQAIAPADTAGDLLGSLAASGSELVTRVVDSIARGEARPEPQEGDVTLAPKLTQADGLIGFDRHPALVSGHIRGVTPEPGAYAEIEGQRLKLLAIAPGLHEHPLEAGEVVEADGRILVGTAGAAIELLLVQPAGKKAMAAGDWLRGRQGRPTRFDAIGGTE; this is encoded by the coding sequence ATGCGTCTCGTCTTCGCCGGCTCTCCCGATGCCGCCGTCCCCAGCCTTCGCGCCCTCGCGGCGTCGTCCCACGACGTCGTGGGCGTGATCACTCGCGAGGATTCGCCCCAGGGGCGCAAGCGGGTCATGACGCCAACGCCCGTCGCCCTCGCGGCGCAGGAGTACGGCGTGCCCGCCATCAAGGCCAATCGGCTCGATGAGCGCGTCGACGAACTTGTCACGGCGCTGGAACCAGACCTCGGCGTCATCGTGGCATACGGCGGGCTCGTGCGGGAACCACTCCTGTCGCGTCCTCCCTTCGGCTGGATCAACCTCCACTTCTCGCTCCTGCCGCGCTGGCGAGGCGCCGCCCCTGTCCAGCGAGCACTCATGGCCGGCGACGAGGTGACGGGCGCGACGGTGTTCCAGCTCGTCAAGGAGCTAGACGCCGGGGATGTCTTCGGCCACCTCACCCAGGCGATCGCGCCCGCCGACACGGCCGGCGACCTCCTCGGGTCGTTGGCAGCGTCGGGCTCTGAACTCGTGACGCGTGTCGTCGACTCGATCGCGCGCGGCGAGGCGCGGCCCGAACCACAGGAGGGCGACGTCACACTCGCGCCGAAGCTCACCCAGGCCGACGGACTCATCGGTTTCGATCGCCACCCGGCACTCGTCTCCGGCCACATTCGCGGCGTGACGCCGGAACCCGGTGCCTATGCAGAGATCGAGGGACAGCGACTCAAGCTCCTGGCAATCGCCCCCGGCCTCCACGAGCATCCTCTCGAGGCCGGCGAGGTGGTCGAGGCGGACGGTCGCATTCTGGTCGGCACGGCCGGTGCAGCAATCGAGCTGTTGCTCGTGCAGCCCGCAGGCAAGAAGGCCATGGCTGCGGGGGACTGGCTGCGCGGACGGCAGGGTCGGCCCACCCGTTTCGACGCGATTGGAGGCACGGAATGA
- the metK gene encoding methionine adenosyltransferase, translating to MTSSLRLFTSESVTEGHPDKICDQISDSILDALLEQDPRSRVAVETLVTTGLVHVAGEVTTDGYVEIPGIVRDVITRIGYNSSEVGFDGSNCGVTVSIGAQSPDIAQGVDVALEERLGDTGDAFNSQGAGDQGIMFGFATTETPQLMPVPIWLAHRLSERLTEMRKDGHVDYLRPDGKTQVTVGYEGHVPKTIDTVVLSTQHAPGVGAAALEAEMREFVIEPVLAQAGLDHSGVKLLVNPTGKFEIGGPKGDAGLTGRKVIVDTYGGAARHGGGAFSGKDPSKVDRSAAYAMRWVAKNAVAAGLADRLELQVAYAIGRAAPVGLYVETFGTGKVADSVIIDAIRQVFDLRPAAIIRDLELLRPIYAQTAAYGHFGRELPDFTWERLDRVDDLRSAARL from the coding sequence ATGACCAGTTCCCTGCGCCTCTTCACGTCCGAGTCGGTCACTGAGGGTCACCCGGACAAGATCTGCGACCAGATTTCCGACTCGATCCTCGATGCCCTCCTCGAGCAGGACCCCCGCAGCCGCGTCGCGGTCGAGACGCTCGTCACGACCGGCCTCGTGCATGTCGCGGGTGAGGTCACGACCGACGGTTATGTCGAGATTCCGGGGATCGTGCGAGACGTCATCACGCGCATCGGCTACAACTCCTCCGAAGTTGGTTTCGACGGCAGCAACTGCGGTGTCACCGTCTCCATCGGAGCGCAGTCGCCCGATATCGCGCAGGGGGTGGACGTGGCGCTCGAGGAGCGCCTGGGCGACACAGGCGACGCCTTCAATAGCCAGGGAGCCGGCGACCAGGGGATCATGTTCGGCTTCGCCACGACCGAGACGCCGCAGCTCATGCCCGTGCCGATCTGGCTGGCGCACCGCCTGTCCGAGCGTCTCACGGAAATGCGCAAGGACGGCCATGTCGACTACCTGCGCCCGGACGGCAAGACGCAGGTCACGGTCGGCTACGAGGGTCATGTGCCGAAGACGATTGACACCGTCGTGCTCTCGACACAGCACGCTCCCGGCGTCGGCGCGGCCGCCCTCGAGGCGGAGATGCGCGAGTTCGTGATCGAACCCGTGCTGGCGCAGGCCGGACTCGACCACTCGGGTGTCAAGCTCCTCGTGAACCCGACCGGCAAGTTCGAGATTGGCGGTCCCAAGGGAGACGCGGGGCTCACCGGCCGCAAGGTCATCGTCGACACCTACGGCGGAGCAGCACGGCATGGTGGTGGCGCCTTCAGCGGCAAGGACCCCTCCAAGGTCGACCGTTCGGCCGCGTATGCCATGCGCTGGGTCGCGAAGAACGCGGTGGCGGCGGGTCTCGCCGACCGTCTTGAACTGCAGGTCGCCTACGCGATCGGCCGCGCAGCTCCCGTCGGACTCTATGTCGAGACCTTTGGCACGGGGAAGGTGGCAGACAGCGTCATCATCGACGCGATTCGGCAGGTCTTCGACCTCCGCCCGGCCGCGATTATCCGCGACCTCGAACTGCTGCGACCCATCTACGCACAGACGGCGGCCTACGGCCACTTCGGTCGGGAGCTTCCTGACTTCACCTGGGAGCGGCTGGACCGCGTCGACGATCTCCGCTCCGCCGCGAGGCTCTAG
- the pyrF gene encoding orotidine-5'-phosphate decarboxylase yields the protein MSNSFGERLRTAVDETGRLCVGIDPHAYLLGDWGLTDTAEGVRELSLRVIDAIGDAAAVIKPQVAFFERHGAAGYAVLEEVLASARAAGLLVIADAKRGDVGTSVEAYGQAWLTPGSPLEADALTVSAFQGVASLASVLDLAAREGKGLFVLAATSNPESRVIQQSLTAQGRSVAATITDEVARWNAVSTPDAGWGSVGLVLGATVSLRDYGIDPSELAGTPVLAPGFGHQGAKIAELSAIFGAVAPSVLVNASRSILSAGPDGVARAIREHAEEIAAAL from the coding sequence TTGTCGAATAGCTTCGGGGAACGCCTTCGCACCGCCGTCGACGAGACGGGCCGACTGTGCGTGGGGATCGACCCACACGCGTACCTTCTGGGGGACTGGGGCCTCACTGACACGGCCGAGGGCGTACGCGAGCTGTCGCTTCGCGTCATCGACGCGATCGGCGACGCCGCAGCGGTCATCAAGCCGCAGGTCGCCTTCTTCGAACGCCACGGGGCTGCCGGATACGCGGTGCTCGAGGAGGTGCTCGCTTCAGCGCGTGCGGCCGGCCTGCTCGTGATCGCGGATGCCAAGCGCGGCGACGTCGGCACGAGCGTCGAGGCCTACGGCCAGGCCTGGCTCACACCGGGCTCACCTCTCGAGGCAGATGCCCTCACCGTGAGCGCCTTCCAGGGAGTCGCTTCATTGGCATCCGTTCTCGACCTGGCGGCGAGGGAGGGCAAGGGACTTTTCGTGCTGGCAGCGACCTCCAACCCCGAGTCCCGGGTCATCCAGCAATCGCTGACCGCGCAGGGCCGATCTGTCGCGGCAACGATCACCGACGAGGTCGCTCGCTGGAACGCTGTGTCGACCCCGGATGCCGGGTGGGGCTCTGTCGGGCTCGTGCTGGGCGCGACCGTCTCCCTTCGGGACTACGGCATCGACCCGAGTGAGCTGGCCGGCACGCCCGTCCTCGCTCCCGGATTCGGGCACCAGGGGGCAAAGATCGCTGAGCTCTCCGCGATCTTCGGTGCCGTGGCACCCTCGGTGCTCGTGAACGCCTCACGCAGCATCCTCAGCGCGGGACCCGACGGAGTCGCCCGAGCGATCCGCGAGCACGCGGAAGAGATCGCGGCGGCTCTCTAG
- the rpoZ gene encoding DNA-directed RNA polymerase subunit omega, giving the protein MVNRSQGIIDPPIDELLSKVDSKYALVIFASKRARQINDYYADLHEGSLFDNVGPLVDSTIDDKPLTVALHEINEDKLVAKPLAE; this is encoded by the coding sequence ATGGTCAACCGTTCACAGGGCATCATCGATCCGCCCATCGACGAGCTGCTCTCGAAGGTCGATTCCAAGTACGCGCTCGTGATCTTCGCGTCCAAGCGCGCTCGCCAGATCAACGACTACTACGCTGACCTCCACGAGGGCAGCCTCTTCGACAACGTGGGCCCACTCGTTGACTCGACGATCGACGACAAGCCCCTCACGGTCGCCCTCCACGAGATCAACGAGGACAAGCTCGTAGCGAAGCCGCTCGCCGAGTAG